The proteins below are encoded in one region of Silene latifolia isolate original U9 population chromosome 2, ASM4854445v1, whole genome shotgun sequence:
- the LOC141643497 gene encoding nicotinate phosphoribosyltransferase 2-like → MEMKKDKMTNDVERRRSVIQGPTNPMVTPLLTDLYQYTMAYAYWKAGKHTERAVFDLFFRKSPFGGEYTVFAGLEECVRFIANFKFTEEDIDFIRDAMPGKCEEGFLDYLRKLDCSEVEVYAIPEGSVVFPRVPLIRVEGPVAVAQLLETTLVNLVNFASLVATNAARHRIVAGNDKLLLEFGLRRAQGPDGGISASRYCYMGGFDATSNVAAGRLFAIPLKGTHSHAFVSSFMSMDEIVEKSLQSADGSTKCEDFVSQVQAWLAKIQRTKFLSSGFSETNLSELAAFTSYALAFPSNFLALVDTYDVLRSGIPNFCAVALALRDLGYAAMGIRLDSGDLAYLSCQARKFFQAIETEFRVPGFGNMSITASNDLNEETLDHLNKQGHQVDAYGIGTYLVTCYAQSALGCVFKLVEINNQPRMKLSEDVSKVSIPCKKRCYRLYGKEGYALVDLMIGENEPAPKIGERILCRHPFTESKRAHVVPQHVEELFKCYWSGSSDKMRESMPPLKDIRERCLKQLKQMRPDHKRRLNPTPYKVSVSAKLYDFIHFLWLNEAPVGELQ, encoded by the exons ATGGAGATGAAGAAGGACAAGATGACGAACGATGTAGAACGACGTCGTTCAGTAATACAAGGACCGACGAATCCAATGGTGACGCCATTGTTGACAGATTTGTATCAGTATACAATGGCTTACGCTTACTGGAAAGCCGGCAAACATACTGAGCGTGCtgt GTTTGATTTATTTTTCCGAAAGAGTCCCTTTGGTGGTGAATACACTGTTTTTGCCGGTCTAGAAGAATGCGTAAGATTCATAGCCAATTTCAAGTTTACGGAGGAGGATATTGATTTTATTAGAGATGCCATGCCTGGTAAATGTGAG GAGGGTTTTCTGGATTATCTACGAAAATTAGATTGCTCGGAAGTTGAAGTCTATGCTATTCCGGAAGGATCAGTTGTTTTCCCAAGGGTGCCTCTTATAAGGGTAGAAGGGCCTGTTGCT GTGGCTCAACTGCTGGAAACAACTCTTGTCAACCTTGTCAATTTTGCATCACTGGTAGCAACTAATGCTGCAAGGCATCGAATAGTTGCTGGAAATGACAAATTACTACTTGAGTTTGGTCTTAGAAGGGCGCAG GGGCCGGATGGAGGAATTAGTGCTTCGAGATACTGCTACATGGGTGGTTTTGATGCAACAAG CAATGTTGCAGCTGGACGATTGTTTGCAATACCGCTCAAAGGAACACATTCACATGCCTTTGTCAGCTCATTTATG AGTATGGATGAAATTGTGGAGAAGTCACTGCAAAGTGCTGATGGCTCAACTAAATGTGAGGATTTTGTCAGTCAGGTTCAGGCGTGGTTGGCTAAAATTCAG AGAACTAAGTTTTTGTCAAGTGGCTTCAGTGAGACAAATTTAAGTGAGTTAGCAGCTTTCACGTCGTACGCCCTGGCATTTCCTAGCAACTTTCTGGCACTAGTGGACACATATGAT GTTTTGAGGAGTGGAATACCAAACTTCTGTGCAGTTGCGTTGGCTCTCAGAGATCTAGG GTATGCAGCCATGGGAATTAGACTGGACTCGGGTGACCTAGCCTATTTGTCTTGTCAAGCTCGCAAGTTCTTTCAAGCGATTGAGACGGAGTTCCGAGTACCTGGTTTTGGAAACATGAGTATTACTGCAAGCAATGACCTTAATGAGGAAACATTGGATCATCTAAACAAGCAG GGTCATCAAGTGGATGCATATGGAATAGGGACGTATTTGGTGACATGCTATGCTCAATCTGCATTAGGTTGTGTGTTCAAGCTTGTTGAGATTAATAACCAGCCTCGTATGAAACTATCTGAAGATGTTTCCAAG GTCTCCATTCCATGTAAGAAACGATGCTACAGATTGTACGGGAAAGAGGGATATGCTCTTGTGGACTTGATGATCGGAGAAAATGAACCAGCTCCTAAG ATCGGGGAGAGAATTCTCTGCCGGCATCCATTCACCGAGTCCAAAAGAGCACATGTAGTACCACAACATGTTGAAGAGCTATTCAAGTGTTATTGGAGTGGTAGCTCAG ACAAAATGAGAGAATCCATGCCACCACTAAAAGACATAAGGGAGAGGTGCTTGAAGCAGCTGAAGCAAATGCGCCCAGATCATAAGAGGAGATTAAATCCTACGCCATACAAG GTAAGTGTGAGTGCAAAGTTATATGACTTTATTCATTTTCTATGGCTAAATGAAGCACCTGTGGGAGAGCTCCAGTAA